The Bacteroidia bacterium genomic interval TGACTGAGGTTGCCGACGGGAAGGATCATCATGCCTCCGATTTCCAATTGTTGCTTTAGGCTTTCGGGTATGCCGGGACTGGCGGCCGTAACAATGATGCGTTCGTAAGGTTGAAAGGTCGGCCAACCCATAGAGCCATCTCCTTTGTGGAGTTTAACTTTCAGACCCAGATTGTCTAGTCTTTCTTTCGCTTCCCTATGTAAACGGGCATCTATTTCTACGCTAAAGACCCGCATTCCCATAGCTGCAAGAATCGCTGCCTGATAACCAGAACCTGTACCGACTTCCAGGATCTTCATTTTGGGTTTGAGATCAAGGCTATAGGTTTGGTAGGCAACAGTAAATGGTTGGCTAATGGTTTGTCCACTTTGAATGGGCAGGGCCTTATCCTCATAGGCTTCGTGCTGGAAGGCATTTTCTACAAATAAATGCCGGGGAACTTTGGCAATAGCATCCAGAATCCGGGGATCATTGATTCCCTTCTCTTCCAATTCTTCAACAAGTCTGGCTCTTTGCCCTTTATGTTTATAAGTATCCAGCAATTTTTTAGGAAAATTTTAATAGTCGCTGCCAATTTTTGAGGAGTACAAATCTAGCAATTCTTGGCTTCATAATTCGTCCAAATGAGTTAACTTTGTGAAACTTTTTTCAGATGCAAAAAGTTAAGTTCTCAATCTCATCACTCGAACTTAAAAACAGATGATCAAGCACCCCGATTTTTTTGTAGATCGCCATTTAGGACCCACAGCTCAGGAACAGGAAAAAATGCTCAAAAGCCTGGGATTAGATTCTTTGGATGAGCTGGTAAATCAGACCATCCCCGGAAAGATCAGGCTGGAGAAAGAGCTTTCTCACAAAGAGGCTCTGAGTGAGTATGACTACCTGCAGATGCTGAAAGGGAAGGCTGCAAAAAATAAAATATTTCGCTCATATATTGGGCAAGGTTATTACGATTGTATCACGCCCTCTGTGATCCTTCGAAACATCTTTGAAAATCCCGGTTGGTATACCCAGTATACTCCATATCAGGCCGAGATTGCTCAAGGTCGATTGGAAGCTCTGTTAAACTTCCAGACCATGGTTTCTGACTTTACAGGACTGCCTGTTGCCAATGCATCCTTATTGGATGAGGGAACGGCTGCAGCTGAGGCTATGGCCATGACTTATGGGCAGAAAAAGAAAAAAGACAGAAAGTCTCAGGCCAATGTATTTCTGGTCGATGCCAATGCTTTCCCACAAAGCATAGAGGTAATTCAAACCCGTGCGGATGCTGCAGGTTTTGAAGTGCGCGTATCTGACCCTAAAGATTTTGTGATAAATGAAGAAGTATTCGCTGCTTTCATCCAATATCCCAATGCGGAAGGAGAAGCCAGGGAGTACAAAGAGCTAGCGGAAAAACTGCATGCGCAGAAGAGTTATCTGGTAGTAGCTTCTGATTTGATGGCTTTGGCCATGTTGGAAGCTCCGGGAAGTTTTGGTGCTGATGTTGTTGTAGGTTCTGCTCAAAGATTTGGCGTGCCTATGGGATTCGGAGGCCCTCATGCAGCTTTCTTTGCCACAAAAGAAGATTTCCTCCGCATGATCCCCGGTCGTATCATCGGAGTTTCCATTGATACAAATGAGAATCCTGCTTTGCGGATGACCTTACAGACCCGCGAGCAGCATATAAAAAGAGACCGCGCTACTTCTAATATCTGTACCGCTCAGGCCTTATTGGCCATTATGGCTTCTATGTATGCCGTCTACCATGGGCCTGTCAGAATCAGAAAAATTGCAGAGCGTATCCATACCAATGCCGGTAATCTCTATAATGGATTGAAAGCATTGGGCATTACGGCTAAGCATAGTGCTTTCTTCGATACCTTAAGGATTGAGTTGAGTGATGCCCAAATGGGTTCTCTTAAAGAGAAAGCGCAGGCCAATCAGATGAATTTCTTTTATGGAGAAGGGGAAGTTGGAATTGCGTTGGATGAAACGACAAGTGAAAAAGAG includes:
- a CDS encoding protein-L-isoaspartate(D-aspartate) O-methyltransferase; its protein translation is MLDTYKHKGQRARLVEELEEKGINDPRILDAIAKVPRHLFVENAFQHEAYEDKALPIQSGQTISQPFTVAYQTYSLDLKPKMKILEVGTGSGYQAAILAAMGMRVFSVEIDARLHREAKERLDNLGLKVKLHKGDGSMGWPTFQPYERIIVTAASPGIPESLKQQLEIGGMMILPVGNLSQQQMTLVKKISRREFEIHKLDHFHFVPLRGKYGFEE